One Brassica napus cultivar Da-Ae chromosome A1, Da-Ae, whole genome shotgun sequence genomic region harbors:
- the LOC106375182 gene encoding protein INAPERTURATE POLLEN1: MPFSIFSRKKPTRRFNDFYSDWSKTLTDNCLPLLRQSLSSAASASVLSSNVDLVLRHLVLYYETLDLAADPNTIPYLLFPSWRNSLETPFLFLGDIHPYLLTNLLRSFIDRENQDSDYEDEDTLRLIPDLVNQPLKIATAWKDPSDELVMRIDQIECTMRLMVPVLMDRVRKAQRGFVSRVSENWIASYQVGKKRKTAVTAASAGVEDAAKGEMEELVSIFVDANRLRKSVIMDIVGATSEHQAALYLEGLCQFLAGFKDQVLLQDFEVVALPN, encoded by the coding sequence ATGCCTTTCTCTATCTTCTCCCGCAAGAAACCCACTCGCCGGTTCAACGACTTCTACTCCGACTGGTCCAAAACCCTAACCGACAACTGCCTCCCTCTCCTCCGCCAATCCCTCTCCTCCGCCGCCTCCGCCTCCGTCCTCTCCTCCAACGTCGACCTCGTCCTCCGCCACCTCGTCTTGTACTACGAAACCCTAGACCTCGCCGCCGACCCCAACACCATCCCTTACCTCCTCTTCCCTTCGTGGCGCAACTCCCTCGAGACGCCCTTCCTCTTCCTCGGCGACATCCACCCGTACCTCCTCACCAACCTCCTCCGCTCCTTCATCGACCGCGAGAATCAAGATTCCGACTACGAGGACGAGGACACCCTCCGCTTGATTCCGGACCTCGTGAACCAGCCCTTGAAGATCGCCACCGCGTGGAAAGATCCGTCGGACGAGCTGGTGATGAGGATCGATCAGATAGAGTGTACGATGAGGCTTATGGTTCCTGTTCTTATGGACCGTGTGAGGAAAGCGCAGAGAGGGTTCGTGTCTCGCGTCTCGGAGAACTGGATCGCGTCGTATCAGGTggggaagaagaggaagacggCGGTGACGGCAGCTTCGGCGGGTGTGGAGGATGCGGCCAAGGGAGAGATGGAGGAGCTTGTGAGTATCTTTGTTGACGCGAACCGTTTGAGGAAGAGTGTGATCATGGACATTGTTGGAGCTACGAGCGAGCATCAAGCAGCTTTGTATCTTGAAGGGTTGTGTCAGTTTCTTGCTGGGTTTAAAGATCAGgttcttctccaagatttcgaGGTCGTTGCATTGCCCaattag